Genomic segment of Sodaliphilus pleomorphus:
GTTCTACGACCGAATATGCGCCGGTATCAACTGCAGCCGCGTGGTGGTCGACGACTACCAGGGCAGCTACCGGGCGGTGAACTATCTCATAGGGCGGGGATGCAGGCGTGTGGCCTTCTTCGGCTCGCCGCTGAACATGGAGATAAGCAAGAACCGCTACAACGGCTACAAAGATGCCTTGGTGCACAGCGGCCTCAATCTCGACGAGAGCCTGGTGAAAATATGCGACAACCGCGACGAGGCCGAGCGCACCGCCCCGGGCCTGCTCGCTCGCAAAGACCGGCCCGACGGCTTCTTCTGCGTCAACGACGACACGGCCATAGGCGTGCTCTACACAGCCAAGCGCATGGGGCTCGACGTGCCCCGCGACTTGCAGATATGCGGTTTCACCAACGGCTACCGTGCCGTGGCCTGCGACCCCCAGCTCACCACAGTGGAGCAGCGAGGCGTGGAAGTGGGCCGCGAGGCTGCCGATGTGCTCATCGACATGGTCGAGGGCAAGTACCCCATCGACCACGCGGTGAAGCGCATCGTCAAGACCCGCCTGGTGGTGAGAGGCACTACCCGCTGAAAGCTGCCCTCTCTGTGTGTTCCATCGCCCCCAAGAAAAGACAGTCAAGGCGAGCGACCTGCCGTTGTGTGACACAGCAGGTCGCCCGCCTTGAAAAAAATTCTTTAATGATATAATGTGTGTGTGCTATACATAATCACTCGCTGCGACCAGCCACAGCACGGCCACACGCGCCTGGCACGAGGTTGCTGCTGCCGCCTGCACCGAGCCCGTGAGCACACGATTGTCACAGCAGCGCCACTCTCACCGTGGCATAGCCGTCGAGCACAACCAGCGACGTGGCCGCCGGAATGAAGATGTGGTCGCCCGGCTCTATGCTGGTCTCGCGGCCGGTGTTGTCGGTCATCACCAGGCGCCCCGTCTCTACCGTGAGCAGCCTGAAGTTGTGCGGGCGAGGCATGGGCATGTCGTAGCTGTCGTCGACCGTGATGTGTTGCAGCTTGTAGCCTGGCTGCTTGGCCAGCTCAATGGCACTCTTCCCGCCTGTAGCAGCATAGAGCGCGGGGCCCAGCAGGTCCTCGCCGTATTTTTCTACAAGCTTGTTTATTGTGAGATCCTTATCGTCGCCGGCAGTTTCCACCTCGTCGCCCGTGATGCAGGCCACAACGCCGTCGTGATCGCTTTGGCCTCCCTCGAGAGCGATCGGCTTGAATTTAAATGGTCTTAATAATGTCATAACACAATGGTTTCAGAAGTCAATAGCTTCCTAACAGAAACTATGGACACAAAGTTACACATTTTTTATTGATTTACGGGCACGAAACGGCACAAATCTTGGCAAAAAATTATTACTTTTGTTGCCCCGGCAGCCCTCCCGCCCACACGGCAGCGGGCGCGCTCGACGAGCACTGAGAGAGATACAACAAAACATATATATATATTACCGAAATGAAAATTACACTCAAGACTTGGGCCGCTGCCCTGGCACTGCTGTGCACAGGAGCGACGGCCATGGCACAGACTGTGCAGCCCGCTCGGCCGCGGCTCGTGGTGGGCATCGTGGTCGACCAGATGCGATGGGACTACATGTACTACTACGGGCAGCGCTACGACGGAGGCGGCTTTGCGCGCCTGCTGGGCGAGGGCTTTGCCTGCCAGAACACGATGGTCGACTATGTGCCCACCGTCACGGCCTGCGGGCACTCAACCATTTTCACCGGTGCCACGCCAGCCTCGAGCGGCATCGCCGGCAACAGCTACCACATAGGGGGCAAATCCGTGTCGAGCGTGCAAGACGACAGCGAGGCCGGTGTGGGCACTACCAGCTCGCTGGGCAGGCGATCGCCACGCAACCTGCTGGTGACCACCGTGGGCGACGAGCTGCGACTGGCCACCGACTTCAAGAGCAAGGTGGTGGGCATATCGCTCAAGGACCGCGCTGCCATCCTGCCCTCGGGCCATGCGGCCAATGCCGCCTACTGGTATGACAAGAGCGTGCCGGCCTTTATCACCAGCACCTACTACATGCAGCAACTGCCCGCGTGGGTGACCCGTTTCAACCGCAGCCACGCTACCCTGCTGCGCAGCGACCTGTGGGGCAGCTGGCGCGGCGTGACGGCCAGCTTCGACATGGCTCTTGCCGCCGTCGACGGCGAGCAACTGGGCCAGGCTGCCGACCGCACCGACATGCTCACCCTGAGCGTGTCGACCACCGACATGAGCGCCCACGTGTATGGCACCCGCTCGCCGCGAGTCGACTCGTGCTACCTGGAGCTCGACCGCCAGCTGGCCAGGCTGCTCGGCCAGCTCGACCTGAAGGTGGGACGGGGCAACTATCTCGTGTTTCTCACGGCCGACCACGGGGGTACCAACAACGAGAAATATTCATCGGTCCACAAGCTGCCCGGCAGGCAACTCGACATGTGGGGCATGATCAAGCCCGTGAACCGTGCACTCAAGGCGCAGTTTGGCGTCGACAGTCTCATTACCGAGGTCAACGAGTACAGCATCTATGTCAACAACGAGGCCATTGCCCGCCACAGTCTCGACCGGCAGGCCGTGGTGGCGGCTGCCATGCAATGCTTTGAGTCGCAGGAAGGCATCGACCGCATGGTCGACCTCGACAACGTGGCTGCTGCCTCGATACCCCAGCCGCTCAAGGAGCGCCTCATAAGGGGCTACTACCCCAAGCGCAGCGGCCAGCTCTATGCCATACCCCTGCCGGGCTACTATGCCGGCAGCGGCGGCGACGGCTCCAATCACGGCACGCCCAGCGCCGACGACACCCACATCCCGCTCGTCTTCATGGGCTGGGGCATCGCCCATGGCGAGACCTTTGCCCGCACGGGCATGGTCGACATCGCCCCCACGGTGTGCGCCCTGCTCCACATCCAGATGCCCAGCGGTTGCATGGGCACGGCCATCACAGCCATCACCCAGTAGCCAAGGGCTGCCAGCAGTCCTGCCCCATGCCACACACACAGCAATGGCCTGCCACGCTTGCGAGCGGCGGCAGGCCATCGTTTTTTTTTAGCTGTATTTGCCGTTGCGACGGCACTCGCGGGTCACTTCTCGTCGTCGCGGGGATACCAGGTGCTGTACATCAAGTAGTTTTTGGCAATCTTGATGTTCATCTCGCGTGCCTGCGCCGGGTCGACCTTCTTCTTGAACTTGGCCGGGGCGCCGGCCCACAGCTCGTGGGCGCCCACCTTAGTGCCACCCAGCACCACGCTGCCGGCAGCGACGATGGCCCCCTCGCCTATCTCGGCATTGTCGAGAATGACGCTGCCCATGCCTATGAGGGCCATGTCGTGGATGGTGGCGCCGTGAATGACCACATTGTGGCCCACGCTCACGTCGTTGCCTATCACGGTCACGCTCTTCTCATAGAGCGTGTGGATGGTGCTGTTGTCCTGAATGTTGACGCGGTTGCCCAGCTTGATGGTGTTGACATCGCCACGCAGCACAGCACCATACCAGATGCTGCACTCGTCGCCCATTGTCACGTCGCCTATCACGGCGGCGTTGTCGGCCAGGAAGCAACCCTTGCCCATTTTGGGAGTGAACAACTTGCCGTTGTCGCGCTCCTTGCCTTGAATGCTCTTGATAATTGCCATATTATATATATTGTAGAATTTCTTGTTTTTAATAATAATTGTATTTCATTTTTTCACATTGCCGGGATGCTCAGCAGCCGCCACGGCAGTATTCTTTTTTTAGATAGCCTGCGTCTTGGCAGCCAGCCACTGCTGTTCCTCGGGGCTGAGCAGCGGACCCAGCTCGGCAAGCACGCGGGCATGGTAGTCGTTCACTTGCTTCACCTCCTCGGGGCTGAGCATCGACTTGTCGATGAGCCGGGTGTCGTAGGGCATCAAGGTGAGCACCTCAAACTTGTAGAAGTCGCCGTAGTCCTCATTGCTCATGGCCGGCACCACAAGCAGCAGGTTCTCGATGCGTATGCCATACTCGCCCGTCTTGTACAGCCCGGGCTCGTCGCTGGTGACCTCGCCCAGGCGCAAGGGAGCGGGGATATAGTTCATGCGTATCTGGAAGGGTCCCTCGTGACAGCCCAGGAAGTGCCCCACC
This window contains:
- a CDS encoding LacI family DNA-binding transcriptional regulator, coding for MSEKQQMTMKDIARMLGVSVATVSRALKDSPSISREQREKIQRFAREHNYFPNVVAATLRHSKLGPGKVIGVIIPQFTHYYFSSVLSGIEEQAYERGYRIIVAQSNEKYEREVEICSSLYQNKVCGIIVSQAKDTEKYDHFQYLIDNGVPLVFYDRICAGINCSRVVVDDYQGSYRAVNYLIGRGCRRVAFFGSPLNMEISKNRYNGYKDALVHSGLNLDESLVKICDNRDEAERTAPGLLARKDRPDGFFCVNDDTAIGVLYTAKRMGLDVPRDLQICGFTNGYRAVACDPQLTTVEQRGVEVGREAADVLIDMVEGKYPIDHAVKRIVKTRLVVRGTTR
- a CDS encoding alkaline phosphatase family protein → MKITLKTWAAALALLCTGATAMAQTVQPARPRLVVGIVVDQMRWDYMYYYGQRYDGGGFARLLGEGFACQNTMVDYVPTVTACGHSTIFTGATPASSGIAGNSYHIGGKSVSSVQDDSEAGVGTTSSLGRRSPRNLLVTTVGDELRLATDFKSKVVGISLKDRAAILPSGHAANAAYWYDKSVPAFITSTYYMQQLPAWVTRFNRSHATLLRSDLWGSWRGVTASFDMALAAVDGEQLGQAADRTDMLTLSVSTTDMSAHVYGTRSPRVDSCYLELDRQLARLLGQLDLKVGRGNYLVFLTADHGGTNNEKYSSVHKLPGRQLDMWGMIKPVNRALKAQFGVDSLITEVNEYSIYVNNEAIARHSLDRQAVVAAAMQCFESQEGIDRMVDLDNVAAASIPQPLKERLIRGYYPKRSGQLYAIPLPGYYAGSGGDGSNHGTPSADDTHIPLVFMGWGIAHGETFARTGMVDIAPTVCALLHIQMPSGCMGTAITAITQ
- a CDS encoding gamma carbonic anhydrase family protein, with protein sequence MAIIKSIQGKERDNGKLFTPKMGKGCFLADNAAVIGDVTMGDECSIWYGAVLRGDVNTIKLGNRVNIQDNSTIHTLYEKSVTVIGNDVSVGHNVVIHGATIHDMALIGMGSVILDNAEIGEGAIVAAGSVVLGGTKVGAHELWAGAPAKFKKKVDPAQAREMNIKIAKNYLMYSTWYPRDDEK